A window from Mesotoga sp. UBA6090 encodes these proteins:
- a CDS encoding nucleotidyltransferase family protein, producing the protein MNTLEDILSKLSGKLSELKEEYKVKTIGVFGSYARNSYTQSSDVDILVDFEQTPDLFEFIRLKNDLAMLLEKRVDLVTRKALRKDYEDRVLCEVKYIS; encoded by the coding sequence AAGATATTCTTTCGAAGCTCTCCGGGAAGCTATCAGAGCTGAAAGAGGAGTACAAGGTGAAAACCATAGGAGTCTTTGGTTCCTACGCGAGAAACTCGTACACCCAAAGCAGTGACGTGGACATTCTTGTCGATTTCGAACAGACTCCCGATCTCTTCGAGTTCATAAGGCTTAAGAACGATCTCGCAATGTTGCTTGAAAAGCGTGTTGATCTGGTAACTCGCAAAGCACTAAGAAAAGACTATGAAGATCGGGTCTTATGCGAGGTCAAATACATATCATGA
- a CDS encoding HepT-like ribonuclease domain-containing protein → MRGQIHIMRPDNAEKHIEEILRLIGEIEGFLQGVSFDEFEHKRSVNYSVLYALLLIGEQKHQVINAWLRREEMTV, encoded by the coding sequence ATGCGAGGTCAAATACATATCATGAGACCAGATAACGCTGAGAAACATATTGAAGAGATACTAAGGCTCATAGGAGAGATCGAGGGGTTTCTCCAGGGAGTGTCTTTTGACGAATTCGAGCATAAAAGATCAGTCAACTACTCAGTTTTGTACGCCTTACTGCTAATTGGTGAACAGAAGCATCAGGTGATTAACGCTTGGCTTCGGCGGGAAGAAATGACTGTCTGA